One Streptomyces sp. RPA4-2 genomic window carries:
- a CDS encoding DNA repair helicase XPB — MNGPLIVQSDKTLLLEVDHEQADACRRVIAPFAELERAPEHIHTYRVTPLGLWNARAAGHDAEQVVDALVEFSRYPVPHALLVDIAETMDRYGRLTLSKHPAHGLVLTSTDRPVLEEVLRSKRIAPLVGARIDPDTVAVHPSERGQIKQTLLKLGWPAEDLAGYVDGEAHAIDLAEDGWALRPYQKQAVENFWHGGSGVVVLPCGAGKTLVGAGAMAQAKATTLILVTNTVSARQWKHELVKRTSLTEDEIGEYSGTRKEIRPVTIATYQVLTTKRKGVYPHLELFDSRDWGLIVYDEVHLLPAPVFKFTADLQARRRLGLTATLVREDGRESDVFSLIGPKRFDAPWKEIEAQGYIAPADCVEVRVNLTDSERLAYATAEAEEKYRFCATTATKRKVTEALVRKFAGQQILVIGQYIDQLDELGEHLDAPVIKGETSNAQREKLFDAFREGEISVLVVSKVANFSIDLPEATVAIQVSGTFGSRQEEAQRLGRVLRPKADGHQAHFYSVVARDTIDQDFAAHRQRFLAEQGYAYRILDADELLTDS; from the coding sequence GTGAACGGTCCCCTCATCGTCCAGTCCGACAAGACCCTGCTCCTGGAGGTCGACCACGAGCAGGCAGACGCCTGTCGCCGGGTCATCGCGCCGTTCGCGGAGCTGGAGCGGGCGCCCGAGCACATCCACACCTACCGGGTGACGCCGCTCGGGCTGTGGAACGCGCGGGCCGCGGGTCACGACGCCGAACAGGTCGTCGACGCCCTCGTCGAGTTCAGCCGCTACCCGGTGCCGCACGCGCTGCTCGTCGACATCGCCGAGACGATGGACCGCTACGGCCGGCTCACGCTGAGCAAGCACCCGGCGCACGGACTCGTCCTGACCAGCACCGACCGGCCCGTGCTCGAAGAGGTGCTGCGGTCGAAGCGGATCGCGCCGCTGGTCGGCGCCCGGATCGACCCCGACACCGTGGCCGTGCACCCCTCCGAGCGCGGGCAGATCAAGCAGACGCTGCTGAAGCTGGGCTGGCCGGCCGAGGACCTCGCCGGGTACGTGGACGGTGAGGCGCACGCCATCGACCTGGCCGAGGACGGGTGGGCGCTGCGGCCCTACCAGAAGCAGGCCGTGGAGAACTTCTGGCACGGCGGGTCCGGGGTCGTGGTGCTGCCCTGCGGCGCCGGCAAGACGCTCGTCGGCGCCGGGGCCATGGCGCAGGCCAAGGCCACCACCCTCATCCTCGTCACCAACACCGTCTCCGCCCGGCAGTGGAAGCACGAGCTGGTGAAGCGGACCTCGCTGACCGAGGACGAGATCGGCGAGTACAGCGGGACGCGCAAGGAGATCCGGCCGGTCACCATCGCGACGTACCAGGTGCTGACGACGAAGCGGAAGGGCGTCTATCCGCACCTCGAACTCTTCGACTCCCGCGACTGGGGTCTGATCGTCTACGACGAGGTGCACCTGCTGCCCGCGCCGGTCTTCAAGTTCACCGCCGATCTGCAGGCGCGGCGGCGGCTGGGCCTGACCGCCACCCTGGTCCGTGAGGACGGGCGCGAGTCGGACGTCTTCTCGCTCATCGGACCCAAGCGGTTCGACGCTCCGTGGAAGGAGATCGAGGCGCAGGGATACATCGCGCCCGCGGACTGTGTGGAGGTACGGGTCAATCTGACCGACTCCGAGCGGCTCGCGTACGCCACCGCGGAGGCGGAGGAGAAGTACCGCTTCTGCGCGACGACCGCGACCAAGCGGAAGGTGACGGAGGCGCTGGTACGGAAGTTCGCCGGGCAGCAGATCCTGGTGATCGGCCAGTACATCGACCAGCTCGACGAGCTGGGCGAGCATCTGGACGCGCCGGTCATCAAGGGCGAGACGAGCAACGCGCAGCGCGAGAAACTGTTCGACGCGTTCCGTGAGGGCGAGATCAGCGTGCTCGTGGTGTCGAAGGTCGCCAACTTCTCCATCGACCTGCCGGAGGCGACCGTCGCCATCCAGGTGTCGGGCACCTTCGGCTCGCGCCAGGAGGAGGCCCAGCGGCTGGGACGGGTGCTACGTCCGAAGGCCGACGGCCACCAGGCCCACTTCTACTCGGTCGTCGCCCGCGACACCATCGACCAGGACTTCGCCGCCCACCGGCAGCGGTTCCTGGCGGAGCAGGGGTACGCCTACCGGATCCTGGACGCGGACGAGCTGCTGACCGACAGCTGA
- a CDS encoding glycosyltransferase family 87 protein: MLQRNVITRSPTGAVGRPLATAAAAALLAVSLAAFAALCVRQRAPMADALVYRAEGAAVAHGTDLYGFTVTEWRLPATYPPFAALLFVPAAWLAPPALKVAFVLGNAVLLAVLVRLSCRLAGLAARLPAVCAATALTLWLEPVFQSVLFGQINLALVCLVLWDLTRPPGAPGKGVAVGIAAGVKLTPVAFIAYLLFTGRRREAGTAAGTFAGTVLLGAFVLPAASVDFWTRRLYETGRVGKPWIVDNQSLQGLIARALGEPSPGPAWALPAAVVGCAGLWLSCTRTAAVPAAVPTTAFAAAAKSPPAGKIPYAARARHPDEAPYPEEALHPEKAPHVSEASHVSMTTPAPRATHAPGTTYAPEVAYAPEVTCASRTTYASKTTYAPDRALAYAGRAVPHAGRSAPAAGPHPDRWGVLGTAFTALLVSPISWSHHWVWCVPLIAVLYAGHGPRPAAAVAAVFTARTLWLIPHQGDLDLRLPWWQQPLASPYPLLGLLVLAQLSVSSSSASRIR, translated from the coding sequence GTGCTTCAGCGGAACGTGATCACTCGCTCACCCACCGGAGCCGTCGGCCGCCCGCTCGCGACCGCCGCCGCGGCAGCCCTGCTCGCCGTCTCCCTCGCCGCCTTCGCCGCGCTGTGCGTCCGCCAGCGCGCTCCCATGGCCGACGCGCTCGTCTACCGGGCCGAGGGCGCGGCCGTCGCGCACGGCACGGATCTCTACGGGTTCACCGTCACCGAGTGGCGGCTGCCCGCCACGTACCCGCCCTTCGCGGCGCTCCTGTTCGTACCGGCCGCCTGGCTCGCTCCGCCCGCCCTGAAAGTGGCCTTCGTCCTCGGGAACGCGGTCCTGCTGGCCGTGCTCGTACGGCTCTCCTGCCGTCTCGCGGGCCTGGCCGCCCGGCTCCCCGCGGTCTGTGCCGCCACCGCGCTCACCCTGTGGCTCGAACCCGTCTTCCAGAGCGTTCTTTTCGGCCAGATCAATCTCGCCCTCGTCTGTCTGGTCCTGTGGGACCTGACCCGGCCGCCCGGCGCCCCCGGTAAGGGTGTCGCGGTCGGGATCGCGGCCGGCGTAAAACTGACGCCCGTCGCGTTCATCGCGTACCTGCTGTTCACGGGCCGCCGGCGGGAGGCGGGCACGGCCGCGGGCACCTTCGCCGGGACCGTGCTGCTGGGCGCGTTCGTGCTGCCCGCGGCGAGTGTGGACTTCTGGACGCGACGGCTCTATGAGACCGGCCGCGTCGGCAAGCCGTGGATCGTCGACAACCAGTCGCTCCAGGGGCTGATCGCCCGCGCGCTGGGAGAGCCGTCCCCAGGCCCGGCCTGGGCCCTGCCGGCCGCCGTCGTCGGCTGTGCGGGCCTCTGGCTGTCCTGCACCCGCACCGCCGCCGTCCCCGCCGCCGTCCCCACCACCGCCTTCGCCGCCGCGGCGAAGAGCCCGCCCGCTGGGAAGATCCCGTACGCGGCCCGGGCCCGGCACCCGGACGAGGCTCCGTACCCGGAGGAGGCCCTTCACCCCGAGAAGGCCCCGCACGTCTCAGAGGCCTCGCACGTCTCCATGACCACCCCCGCGCCGAGGGCGACGCACGCGCCGGGGACGACGTACGCGCCGGAGGTCGCCTACGCGCCGGAGGTCACCTGTGCGTCACGGACCACCTACGCGTCGAAGACCACGTACGCCCCGGACCGCGCCCTCGCGTACGCCGGGCGGGCGGTCCCGCACGCCGGACGGTCCGCCCCGGCCGCCGGTCCGCACCCCGACCGCTGGGGTGTGCTCGGCACCGCGTTCACGGCCCTGCTCGTCTCACCCATCAGCTGGTCGCACCACTGGGTGTGGTGCGTGCCGCTGATCGCCGTGCTGTACGCCGGACACGGACCCCGTCCGGCCGCCGCCGTCGCCGCGGTCTTCACGGCCCGCACCCTCTGGCTGATCCCGCACCAGGGCGACCTGGACCTCCGGCTCCCCTGGTGGCAGCAGCCGCTGGCGTCCCCGTACCCGCTGCTGGGGCTGCTGGTGCTGGCTCAGCTGTCGGTCAGCAGCTCGTCCGCGTCCAGGATCCGGTAG
- a CDS encoding ATP-binding domain-containing protein, with amino-acid sequence MREDVENLDIRDVTANWVNAAVLQRQMDERIKALADLSHTPLFFGRLDYLHAPGADKAEGAEGERFYIGRRHVHDAEGDPMVIDWRAPVSQPFYRASKKDPMDVGLRRRFGYTGGDLTAYEDEHLSDPSETAATSKLLQREIERPRVGPMRDIVATIQPEQDEIVRSGLSGSVCVQGGPGTGKTAVGLHRVAYLLYAHRERLARTGTLVIGPNKSFLHYIEQVLPALGELEVKQATVDDLVAHVEVRGADTSTAAVIKGDARMAEVLRRAVRAHVTPPGEPVVVVRGSRRWRVPAYELEEIVRELLDRDIRYGAAREALPQRIAHAVLVQMERAGEAPDDRVQDAVARDSAVKAAVKAIWPPVDPARLVLRLLTDADFLAVHAEGVLDEDERKEILWAKPARSVKTAKWSPADTVLIDEATDLVQRTHSLGHVVLDEAQDLSPMQYRAVGRRCTTGSATVLGDLAQGTTPWATRSWGEALAHLGKEEAVVEELTAGFRVPTDVITYASRLLPHIAPGLTPVASVRENPGFFDLRATVTDPEVVEACRELLGQEGSVGLIAADARVPVLAEALAAAGLTYLGPGEETTPDTRLTLVPASLAKGLEYDYVVLDEPRAVVDGEPDERTGLRRLYVALTRAVSGLIVTHAAPLPPQLG; translated from the coding sequence ATGCGCGAGGACGTGGAGAACCTCGACATCCGCGACGTCACCGCGAACTGGGTCAACGCCGCGGTGCTCCAGCGCCAGATGGACGAGCGGATCAAGGCCCTGGCCGATCTCAGCCACACCCCGCTGTTCTTCGGCCGCCTCGACTATCTCCACGCGCCCGGCGCCGACAAGGCGGAAGGCGCGGAGGGCGAGCGCTTCTACATCGGGCGGCGGCATGTGCACGACGCCGAGGGCGACCCGATGGTCATCGACTGGCGTGCCCCGGTGTCGCAGCCGTTCTACCGGGCCTCGAAGAAGGACCCGATGGACGTCGGGCTGCGCCGCCGCTTCGGGTACACCGGCGGCGACCTCACGGCGTACGAGGACGAGCACCTCTCCGACCCCTCCGAGACCGCGGCCACCAGCAAGCTGCTCCAGCGGGAGATCGAGCGGCCGCGTGTCGGCCCGATGCGCGACATCGTGGCGACCATCCAGCCCGAGCAGGACGAGATCGTCCGCAGCGGGCTGAGCGGAAGCGTGTGCGTCCAAGGGGGACCCGGCACCGGGAAGACCGCCGTCGGCCTGCACCGCGTCGCCTATCTCCTCTACGCCCACCGGGAGCGGCTGGCCCGCACCGGCACCCTCGTCATCGGGCCGAACAAGTCGTTCCTGCACTACATCGAGCAGGTGCTGCCCGCCCTGGGCGAGCTGGAGGTCAAGCAGGCCACGGTCGACGACCTCGTCGCCCATGTGGAGGTGCGCGGGGCCGACACGTCCACCGCCGCCGTCATCAAGGGCGACGCACGGATGGCCGAGGTGCTGCGGCGCGCGGTCCGCGCGCACGTGACCCCGCCGGGCGAGCCGGTCGTCGTGGTGCGCGGCTCCCGGCGCTGGCGGGTACCGGCGTACGAACTGGAGGAGATCGTGAGGGAGTTGCTGGACCGCGACATCCGGTACGGCGCCGCCCGCGAGGCCCTTCCGCAACGGATCGCGCACGCCGTGCTGGTGCAGATGGAGCGGGCCGGGGAGGCGCCGGACGACCGGGTGCAGGACGCCGTCGCCCGTGACAGCGCGGTGAAGGCGGCGGTCAAGGCGATCTGGCCGCCCGTCGACCCGGCCCGGCTGGTCCTGCGGCTGCTCACCGACGCGGACTTCCTCGCCGTCCACGCCGAGGGGGTCCTCGACGAGGACGAGCGGAAGGAGATCCTCTGGGCGAAGCCGGCCCGGTCCGTGAAGACCGCCAAGTGGTCCCCCGCGGACACGGTGCTGATCGACGAGGCGACCGACCTCGTCCAGCGCACGCACTCCCTCGGACACGTGGTGCTCGACGAGGCGCAGGACCTCTCCCCGATGCAGTACCGCGCCGTGGGCCGCCGCTGTACGACGGGGTCGGCGACCGTGCTGGGCGACCTCGCGCAGGGCACCACCCCTTGGGCGACCCGGAGCTGGGGCGAGGCGCTCGCCCACCTCGGCAAGGAGGAGGCCGTCGTCGAGGAGCTGACGGCGGGCTTCCGCGTCCCCACCGACGTCATCACCTACGCCTCCCGGCTGCTGCCGCACATCGCGCCGGGGCTGACCCCGGTGGCGTCGGTCCGCGAGAACCCGGGCTTCTTCGACCTGCGGGCCACCGTGACGGATCCCGAAGTGGTCGAGGCCTGCCGGGAGTTGCTGGGTCAGGAGGGCTCGGTCGGGCTCATCGCCGCCGACGCCCGCGTGCCGGTGCTCGCCGAGGCGCTGGCCGCCGCCGGTCTGACGTATCTCGGTCCGGGCGAGGAGACGACCCCGGACACCCGGCTGACGCTCGTCCCCGCCTCCCTGGCCAAGGGCCTGGAGTACGACTACGTGGTCCTGGACGAGCCGCGGGCCGTGGTCGACGGCGAACCGGACGAGCGGACGGGGCTGCGCCGTCTGTACGTGGCGCTGACCCGCGCGGTCTCGGGGCTGATCGTGACCCACGCGGCGCCGCTGCCGCCCCAGCTGGGTTAG
- a CDS encoding copper homeostasis protein CutC — protein MSERRRAVLEVIALDVEDAVAAQDGGADRLELVTDMAADGLTPTVETFAGIRAAVDISLRVMLRLADGFAAGDVDALVRAAGGMRTAGADEFVLGFLDEHGGPDLSAVERIVGELDGCPWTFHRAIDRAADRDSLRKQLAELPGLDAYLTAGSPDGVDDGFPTLLVETARGGEPGYEPRVMVGGGLRLDHVPRLRAAGVDAFHIGGAARPGGWAGPVSADAVRQWRAALDA, from the coding sequence ATGAGTGAGCGCAGGCGTGCAGTCCTGGAGGTGATCGCCCTCGACGTGGAGGACGCGGTCGCCGCCCAGGACGGAGGCGCGGACCGGCTGGAGCTGGTCACCGACATGGCCGCCGACGGGCTCACCCCGACGGTGGAGACCTTCGCCGGGATCCGCGCCGCCGTGGACATCTCGCTGCGCGTGATGCTCAGACTGGCCGACGGCTTCGCGGCCGGGGACGTCGACGCGCTCGTCCGCGCGGCGGGCGGGATGCGGACCGCGGGGGCCGACGAGTTCGTCCTCGGGTTCCTCGACGAGCACGGCGGCCCCGACCTGTCCGCCGTGGAGCGGATCGTCGGCGAACTGGACGGCTGCCCCTGGACCTTCCACCGCGCCATCGACCGGGCCGCCGACCGCGACTCGCTGCGCAAGCAGCTCGCCGAACTGCCGGGCCTGGACGCCTATCTGACGGCGGGTTCACCGGACGGCGTGGACGACGGGTTCCCCACCCTCCTCGTCGAGACCGCCCGTGGCGGCGAGCCCGGCTACGAGCCGCGCGTGATGGTGGGCGGCGGCCTGCGCCTCGACCATGTGCCCCGGCTGCGCGCCGCGGGCGTCGACGCCTTCCACATCGGTGGCGCGGCCCGGCCCGGTGGCTGGGCCGGGCCGGTGTCGGCGGACGCGGTACGGCAGTGGCGGGCGGCGCTGGACGCGTAG